In the genome of Polaromonas vacuolata, the window AGCATGGCGCTAATCATTACGGTTTTTTTCAGCAAAAAGAAGATGAAGGTACGCCTCCAATTGGTGATGTTGATGGTGTCGGCGGAGACGCTATAAATATCGTGGCTAGCCAGCCTGGCGTGTACGACACATTGCCCGCTGGCTATAGCTTTCAAGCACATCAAAGCCAGTATCCCAACGAGGTGTTTGGACCGTTCGCAAAAACCATGCTGCAGCGCATCGCTACCGGTTGGCGCGTTGCATATCACTCGCTAGCCAATGATCTTGAGGGCGTGAGCTTTTCCAGCATTCGCAGCGGAACACTGGAAGAGCGCGATCGATGGATGGCAGACCAGCAGTGGTTTATCGGTGCATTTATGGAACCAGTTTTTCAGGCTTGGCTTCAGATGGCGCTGATGTCTAGCTCTATCACCATGCTCAACGGCTCAGCTTTACCCGCATCAAAGATTATCAAGTTTAGCCAGCACGAGTGGCAGCCGCGGCGCTGGGAATGGGTTGATCCTAAGAACGACATGGAGGCAAAGATTCTTAGCGTACGCGCCGGTCTCATGGCCCCGCAAGATTCAAGTGCCGCCATGGGTTATGACTTCGAGGACACGCTTAAGGCAATTAAATTCGCGCAAGAAATGGCTAAGACTTTGGGTGTGAATTTGAACGCTTACGAAGGTACACCAGGCGCTACGCCGACGCAGCCAACGCCAGAAAAAAATAAATGATCTGTCCGGTTTCTTGCCTTGAAAACCGGATGCTACTTAAACGAAAGTCATACCCATGAGCAGTAACTCCATTCCAGACAATCTTGCTAGATACCTAACTGAAGATGGGAAAAAGCAAGAGCGTAGCTTTGTTGTCGAGCGATCGACTGTGAACGTTGTCGCCCGCACCGTAGAAATGGCGTTCGCTAGCGAGACTCCATACGAGCGTTACTGGGGGATTGAAATTTTGGAATGCACACCCAACGCCATGCGTCAAAGCCGAATGCGCTCTGGTGCTAACTTGCTATGCGACCACAACCCGACTGATGTTGTCGGCGTTATCGAATCTGTAGAAATCGGCGTTGACCGGGTGGCCCGCGCCGTTGTTCGTTTTGGGAAAAGCGAGCGCGCAGAAGAAGTCTTCCAAGATGTGATTGACGGTATCCGTCGCAACGTCTCGGTCGGCTACATGATCCACAAGGCTGTTTTGGTCGAGACAAAGGATGGTGTGGAAACCTACCGCGTTACCGACTGGGAGCCTTACGAAAACTCTCTTGTCAGTATCCCTGCTGATGCCTCCGTTGGTGTTGGTCGCAGTCATGCGCCAGCGTCAGCTGACAACACCTCTTTTGTTCCCAAAACTCCTCTGGAGAAATCTATGCCCGAAACTATTGTTGCACCCGTTATTGAAACTCCCAAGCAGCGAAATCATGCTGCTGAAATCAGCGCTATTGCCGCTGCAATGCCAGGCGGCGCTGAATTAGCGCTCAAGTCAATTCAGGCCGGCCACACCGTTGAGCAGTTTCAAGCTGATGCAATCCGCGCTATGTCTAATAAACCGCTGCCAACCTCAGACATTGGTTTGACAAAAAAAGAAGCTGCGCGATTTTCGATTCTTAAGGTTGCACGTCACTTGGCCAATCCGGACGAAAACAGCTACAAAGCCACAGCCTTTGAGCGTGAATGCTCCGAAGCGGTAGGCAGCAAAATGGGCCGCACAGCCCGCGGTTTTTTCATGCCGTCTGACGTTCAAAAGCGCGACTTAGTTGTAGGTACGCCGACCTCTGGCGGCAACTTGGTTGCTACCGACTTGCTCATGGGCAGCTTCATCGACATGCTGCGCAACGCCATGGTGATCGACAAGCTCGGTGCACGCATGCTGACCGGCCTGGTTGGTAACGTCGCCATCCCGAAGCAAACCAGCGGATCCACGATCTACTGGGTCGCGGAAAACACTGCCCCAACCGAAAGCCAGCAAGCCATCGGTCAGGTGCTGATGTCGCCAAAAACCGCCGGCGGCTTCACAGACATCGGCCGTACGCTGATGAATCAGACCAGCTTGGACGTTGAAAATTTCGTAATGAGTGATCTGGCTATTAACCTTGGTCTGGGTATTCAGCAAGCCGCTTTGAGCGGTACAGGCGCATCTAACCAGCCATCTGGTTTGCTAACACGCATCACCCCATCAGTGTTAGGCGGTACAAATGGTTTGGCTCCAACGTGGCAAAACATCATCGACTTAGAAACTAACGTTGCCGTCGCTAATGCAGACGTTGGCAGCATGGCTTATTTGGTCAATGCGAAGACACGCGGCAAATTTAAAAGCACTCAAAAGTTCAGCGGCACTAACGGCTTGCCGGTATGGGGCGAAGGTCTTCAGCCGCTCAATGGTTACAACGCTGCTGTGACAAATGCACTGCCTAGCAACCTGACTAAAGGCACTAGCAATGGTGTTTGCTCGGCATTGATATTTGGTAACTGGTCAGATTTGGTGATCGGCATGTGGGGTACCACGGACCTTATTCGCGACCCATACACAGCGAGCTCGTCAGGCGGCGTGCGTATTGTCGCGCTGCAAGATGTTGATGTTAATGTGCGCAATATCGAGAGCTTTGCGACCATGGTTGACGCACTTACAAGCTGATAGTTAAGCAGTAAGTAAACAGTTCATCACCATGGCCTTCACCGAAGATTTCACCGCGTTTTTTAGCACCGCCGAGTTTGCAACTGATGCAACGCTTGACGGTGCGGCTGTGCGCGGCATCTTCGATGCTGACTATGAACTGGGGAGTGGCGGTGTTGCAGGTTTTGCCTCGACTCAACCGGTTTTTACGTTGCCGTCGGCTAGCTTAATGGGTGATCCAGTTGGCCTATCCCTGCAGTACCTTGCTGTTACCTACACCGTCTCTAGCCACGAGCCAGACGGCACAGGCATCAGCTTACTGATGTTGGAGAAAGTTTGACATGAGCACCGCATTTAGAAGCATTACCGATGCCTTGGTAGCTGCCTGTATGCAGACGCCTGCGCTTGCTGATGGAAGAGTCTGGGCTAATCGGCTCCGGCCTTTGTCGGCGTCGCAAGCCAATGCAGTTGTGGTGCGTTTAGCGCAAACCCAGTCAAGCGAAAACGTGCTGGGCATGCTTGACTGGCAGACCCAATTTGCAGTCGAGTGCTATGGGCGCGGAACCGTGGGCATTGATCCAACGGATGCAGTCGATGACTTACTGCGTAGCGTGTGGTCGCGCCTAACGGGCATCAATGCTGCCGAGCTGGGCGCCATGTCTTTGGCGTTGAACTCCGCCATCGAGTGGCAATTCGATGAAGCCGAAACACCTGTGGCTTGCGCCATCGTTTATTTGCAAGTCAGGCACCGCACGCCGGTGGCTACCTTGCTGGCCTGAACTTTCACCTTTGAACTTTCACATTCTTACTGCCCAAGCCCCTATGACGACAAACCCAAAATCATCCGCTTCATCTGCTGCAGCTTCGCCCGTAGCAGAACCTGTATCAGTACCCGAACTGCACCCTAGCACAGGCGGGCGCTACTTGCGCAATGTGGACGGCTCGCTGAGCCAAGTTGATCAATCCCCAGAAACCCCCCAAGACTTCCCAGTTTTGACCCAGGAGTAAATCCATGCCCAATCGTTATGTACGCAATACGGCCATTTTGGCCAAGATAGAAACCACTTACGGCACCGATGCTGCACCATTAGCTGCAACCGATGCGTTGCTGATTAGCAATGCCAGCATCGACATCAATCCTACTAACCAGGCGCGCGATATTCTTCGACCTTTCATGGGTGCGTCCGAGCAGCTAGTCGGTACCCGGTCAGTGCAGATTGCATTTGAAGTTGAGGTTTCTGGTTCTGGTACCGCCGGGACAGCTCCGGCTTGGGGAAAACTTCTGCTTGCAAGCGGTATGTCTGAAGTCGTTACCGCCACCACTCGTGTTGACTACACACCCGTCTCAAATACCTTTGGTAGCCTGACGATTTATTACCACATGGACGGCGTGCAGTACAAAGCCCTTGGCTGCCGTGGAACGTTCGAGTTGATGATGGGAATTGGCGACATTCCTAAGTTCATGTTTACCTTCACCGGCCTTGATGGCGGCGTTGCGGCAATAGGCAATCCGAATGCTGTGCTCACAGCATGGAAAGCACCTTTGGTCATCACAGACCCCAACACTGGCGACGTCAAGATGGGCGGCACCTATTCTGCCGGCGCCATCACCGGCGGCACCAGCTTTCCGAGTCGCGGTCTAAGTCTGAATATTGCTAACAACGTTGTTTATCAACCAATGCTTGGTGGTGAAAGTGTGCTGGTTACTAACCGTGAATCAACCGGTAGCTTGACGCTTGATTTGTTAGCAGCGCAAGAGGTGACTATGCGCACCGAAATCAACGCCAATACGCTGACCAGCATGAGCCTGGAGCACGGCACTATCGCCGGAGGCAAGATCATTATTTTTGCGCCTGCTGTGCAGCGTCTGAACCCCAAAAATACCGAGCAAGACGGCATGGCCATGTTGGGAATGGATCTGCGCTTAACGCCGACCACCACCGGAAACGACGAGCTGCGCATCGTCAGCATGTAAAAAATTCCTGTGCATTTCTAGCGTGCGCAGGAGGCAATCAAATTTATAAATAAGAAAGAAATTTAGCCATGTTTGTTGTCACATCTAAACCCACCTTTGTCGCCCCAGTAGCGGCAAATATTCCTGCCGATGGCGGAAAGTTCACAAAGGTGAAGTTCAGCGTAGTTTTTAAAGCGCTGGAAAAAGAAGAAATCGACGAGCTGCTAAAACGCATCCGCCAAAGCGCAAAAGCGGTACGTGAAGACCCTGAAGCCGGCCAGCTCAAAGACCGTGAAGTGCTTGATGAAGTGCTAGTCGGCTTCGGTACAGATTTGGTCGAGGAAGACCGCACGCCGATGGAATTTTCTGCCGCCAATGTTGACCGCCTGTGCAGCATTTATCCGCTTGAGTCGGCGATGGTTAAGAGCTTTTTTGATAACTACGTAAACGGCCCCGCAAAAAACTAATTGCCATCGCCCGCCATGCTCTGCGCACATCAAGAGGTGACGCGGTGGCCGATGAGGAGACCGATGATGCGCTGCGCTGCTTTGGCCTTCAAAAAGATGAAGCAAAAGAGCCCGTTAAGGGCAAAGCACTTGATGTTTGTCATGTTTGTGACGTTTGGCCGAGGCATGTGAAAGCGCTCAATTTGTTTCTTGCCTGTATGGGCCAATTGCAACTTAGCTTGGGCGGCATGGGTGGCGCGAACTGGCGAGCAGTGCAGGCCATAAACCTAGCGCAGGAAGCAGTTTGGCAGGGTTTGCAAGGAAAGGCCCAGGTGCCGGTGGTGCAGCAGTACCGAGTCATTGAGCAAGAAGCGCTGCGTATTTTGAACGAGCGCGAATTACAGGCTTTGCGTAAGAGTTAACGACAAAAGGAAAAACCAAGACCCATGGCCGCTGAACTCGAAATCAAAATCACCGCCGATGGTAAAGCCGTTGTGGTGGCAGCAAAGCAAGCTGAAAACGCATTGCAAGGCATTGACTCGCAAGCGGGCAAAACCGGCACCGCGCTGCAGGGCACGTCTAAGTCTAGCGAGGGCCTAAATGCTGCCATGCGCAAGATTGACAAGTCGGCATCAGACTCTGGCTCTGGTTTGAACCTTTTAGGCAAAGGAGCCGGCTTAGCCGCAACAGCTATTGCTGCAGCCGGTACCGCTATGGCGGCCGGCTTTGTGGGCAAGCTGATTTCTGTGCAGCGTGAGTTCGATGCGCTCAATTCCAGCTTGATCACTGTCAGCGGCAGCTCAGCAGCTGCAGCCAGGGAAATGTCCTGGTTAAAAGATTTTGCAAAAGAAACACCGTTTGGCCTGGCGCAGGCGACGCAGGGTTTTGTAAAAATGAAGGCGCTTGGGTTAGAACCCACCAAGGCATCACTGACCAGCTTTGGCAACACCGCATCAGCCATGGGGAAAGACTTGAACCAAATGGTTGAAGCTGTGGCTGATGCTGCTACCGGAGAGTTTGAGCGGCTCAAAGAGTTTGGCATCAAGGCCAAGCAAGAGGGCGATAAGGTCTCGCTGACTTTTCAAGGTGTTACTCAAACCATTGGCAATAACGCCGCCGAGATTACCCAATACTTAACTGCGATAGGCAACAATGAGTTCGCCGGCGCCATGGCCGAGCGCACGAAGACTTTAGACGGCGCTATCAGCGGGCTCTCAGACAGCTGGAGTGAGCTGTTTCGCACTATCAGTGCATCGGGCGTCTCACAAGCCATGACCAATGGAATTAAAGGAGTAGATGGCTACCTAGTAGCTTTAACCGAGCGCATGGAGGCAGCCAAGAAATCGGGCGCAGGTATGGTGGGCGAGCTCAACTCTGGCTTGGGCTACATCATTGCTCGCGCGCCATTTGATGTGCTTTCAGGCTCTGCCAATGGGTTAAATGGAACGCTTAATTTATTGACAGGCGGCGTAACAAAGCTCAACACAAGCGTAGATTTGCTGCCCGACTCGTTCAAAACCAGCGAAGTGCAAGCCGTTGCCATGGCAGCCAAGCTCAAAGAAGCCGAAGCAGATTTCGTCCGGCTTAGCGCTAAATTTGCCCAGCACAGCGAGAACATTTATATCAAAAGCGAGCTTTACGCGCTGGGTCAATATATTGAAAAGTTAAAAGAAGCGCAGAGGCAACAAGCCGCTTTAGTTGTCTACACAGATCCGCGTGAATCCCAGCCATCCATGACGCGTGGTGCGTCCTATGCGCGGTGGAACGAGGAAGAGGCCAAGTCATTGGCTGCATTGAGTGCCGAGCGCATGAAAGCCTCGGGCGTTAATAAAGATTTCATCGCCAGCGTAAAAGTGCATCAGGACGCGTTGCGGTTGGGCACTGAAACGGAAGTGGAAGCTACGACGGCTATTTCTGCTTTGATCAAAAAGCGTAATGAAGGCTCAGAAGCGGGAAAGCAAGCAGCCAAGGCCGAAGACGCTGCTACAGCTGCTGTTAAAGCCGCCATTAGCCAGTATGAAAGTTTAATGCTGCGCCTCGATGAGCGACTAGCGCTGTCTAGGCAAGAGCTCGATGCTGGCCGGCAACTGACAGAAGCCGAAAAAGAACAATCAAAAATCACGACGCAACTCGATAGCGATAAAAACAAACTCAATGCCACTCAGCGCAGCGCGACTGAGGCCAAGCTGGCCGAAGTCAAAGTCGAGGAATTATTAATCCAACAGCAACGCACAAATTTAGCGTCAAAGCAAGAATTAGCGACAGAAGAATACAAGCGGATTGCAGCAATTGAAGGCTCGCTTGCAGGCATGACTGAGCAAAATAAAACGATGTCTGAAGAGATCGCTTTGCTTGGACTTAGCGAGTCGGCGCAGCTCTACGCAGCCAATGCGAGGCAGTCATCCGTTATTGCAATTAAAGAAGAGCACCTGGCTCGAATGCAAAACACTGAGTTCATGGGCCGTGAGCAGATCGCTCTTGAAGAAGAAATCCGACTGCTTAAAGAGCGCCAAAGCCTGACGTACTTAAAAGGTCAAAAGAGCATTGCTATTGAGCAAGCCAAAGAAGCAAAAGCTGAATGGACCAAGTTCAATGATTCTATTTATCAAGGTTTAACAGATTCGCTTTATAGAGGATTTGAAGCGGGAAAAGGTTTTTTTCAAAGCTTTTGGGACACCATTAAAAACCTATTTAAGACCACTGTATTGAAGTTGTCTGTGCAGGGTGTTTTAACTGCAACCGGGTTAAGTGGATTGTCTAGCGCGGCCAATGCGGCAAATTCTGGTGGGTCAGGCTTTATGGACCTGCTCAGCACAGCTAATTCTGCGTCTGGATTCAACAGCGGGTATTTAACCAACATCGGCGCAAGCTCTGTCGGCAGCCTATCGAGCGCCGGCGCTCAGCTTTATAGCAAGGGTTTTGAGACGCTCGGAAACTCAATGATGAGCACTGCTAATTCGCTGGCTCAATACTCTGACGTTATTACCCAGGCCGGCGACGTACTGGGCTATGCTGGCGCCCTTTATAGTGTTTCTCAAGGCAACTATGGTGCTGCGGCTGGCGCTGTTATCGGCACTTACTTTGGCGGCCCAATTGGTGCAGCCATCGGTAGTAAAATTGGTGAAGCTATTTTTGGCTCTAGAGGTAACCCGACAAGTAGCACTGGCGACGCGCAAATTAGGTTTGATGCAGCAGGTAAAGAAACCAGCCGATTAGACTTGAGTACGGTCACTCAGTTCAGAGCCATTGCTAGTCAAGCGACTGACACCCTGGTGGTCGGGCTACAAAAAACATATTCTGATATTGCAAAAACTCTCGGTGTTGCTACGCAAGCCTCGGCCTTTGCTTTCTCGGGTAATACTGGCAGGGGCGGCACATCGCCGAACTTCAATCTAACCGGCGGTGTTGGCAATTCTGTTTTCAACAGCGGTGAAACAGCAGTCTCTGACGCTGCTATGCAGCTGGCAGCATCACGTGCAGTATTCGCATCTCTGCAAGGCTCTGATCTGCCGCGCTATTTGCAAGGTGCGTTCGACGGATTAAGCCCTGCTAGCTTGTCGCAAGCGCAGCTCGACGGGACGATTGCATCAGCACAGGCGCTGAAAGTCTTCAATGACGCGCTGCAAGCTATGCCATTTGAAAGTCTTAAAGACTTGTCGTATTCGGCCACTGCTGGACTGATCGCAGCGGCTGGCGGTCTTGATGCGCTAAGCGGAAAACTCGTAAGTTACTACGACAACTTTTATACAGCTGAAGAAAAACGCGCACAGACTGTCAAAAATATTACCTCGTCATTGAATGACGCAGGTTTTACCACAAGCGTCGAAGCTATCGCGACCATGACGCGCGAGCAGTTCAGGGCATTGGCTGAGTCACTCGACGTGACCACCGACGCGGGCCAAAAGAGTTATGCCGCACTAATCGGCGTAGCAGGTGTTTTTGCTGAAATCACCCAAGTCGGTAGCGTTGCAGCTAAGTCTGTTGTGACTATTGCAGATGCCTATATACGCTTGACGACCATTCTCAAAACAAATGAGCAGATTGCGCAAGAGCGCATCGGTCTTGAAGGTCAGCTAAATGCGCTTACTGACACCGCAGCACAATC includes:
- a CDS encoding head-tail joining protein, giving the protein MAFTEDFTAFFSTAEFATDATLDGAAVRGIFDADYELGSGGVAGFASTQPVFTLPSASLMGDPVGLSLQYLAVTYTVSSHEPDGTGISLLMLEKV
- a CDS encoding phage major capsid protein, encoding MSSNSIPDNLARYLTEDGKKQERSFVVERSTVNVVARTVEMAFASETPYERYWGIEILECTPNAMRQSRMRSGANLLCDHNPTDVVGVIESVEIGVDRVARAVVRFGKSERAEEVFQDVIDGIRRNVSVGYMIHKAVLVETKDGVETYRVTDWEPYENSLVSIPADASVGVGRSHAPASADNTSFVPKTPLEKSMPETIVAPVIETPKQRNHAAEISAIAAAMPGGAELALKSIQAGHTVEQFQADAIRAMSNKPLPTSDIGLTKKEAARFSILKVARHLANPDENSYKATAFERECSEAVGSKMGRTARGFFMPSDVQKRDLVVGTPTSGGNLVATDLLMGSFIDMLRNAMVIDKLGARMLTGLVGNVAIPKQTSGSTIYWVAENTAPTESQQAIGQVLMSPKTAGGFTDIGRTLMNQTSLDVENFVMSDLAINLGLGIQQAALSGTGASNQPSGLLTRITPSVLGGTNGLAPTWQNIIDLETNVAVANADVGSMAYLVNAKTRGKFKSTQKFSGTNGLPVWGEGLQPLNGYNAAVTNALPSNLTKGTSNGVCSALIFGNWSDLVIGMWGTTDLIRDPYTASSSGGVRIVALQDVDVNVRNIESFATMVDALTS
- a CDS encoding phage tail assembly chaperone, producing MFVVTSKPTFVAPVAANIPADGGKFTKVKFSVVFKALEKEEIDELLKRIRQSAKAVREDPEAGQLKDREVLDEVLVGFGTDLVEEDRTPMEFSAANVDRLCSIYPLESAMVKSFFDNYVNGPAKN
- a CDS encoding tape measure protein, which codes for MAAELEIKITADGKAVVVAAKQAENALQGIDSQAGKTGTALQGTSKSSEGLNAAMRKIDKSASDSGSGLNLLGKGAGLAATAIAAAGTAMAAGFVGKLISVQREFDALNSSLITVSGSSAAAAREMSWLKDFAKETPFGLAQATQGFVKMKALGLEPTKASLTSFGNTASAMGKDLNQMVEAVADAATGEFERLKEFGIKAKQEGDKVSLTFQGVTQTIGNNAAEITQYLTAIGNNEFAGAMAERTKTLDGAISGLSDSWSELFRTISASGVSQAMTNGIKGVDGYLVALTERMEAAKKSGAGMVGELNSGLGYIIARAPFDVLSGSANGLNGTLNLLTGGVTKLNTSVDLLPDSFKTSEVQAVAMAAKLKEAEADFVRLSAKFAQHSENIYIKSELYALGQYIEKLKEAQRQQAALVVYTDPRESQPSMTRGASYARWNEEEAKSLAALSAERMKASGVNKDFIASVKVHQDALRLGTETEVEATTAISALIKKRNEGSEAGKQAAKAEDAATAAVKAAISQYESLMLRLDERLALSRQELDAGRQLTEAEKEQSKITTQLDSDKNKLNATQRSATEAKLAEVKVEELLIQQQRTNLASKQELATEEYKRIAAIEGSLAGMTEQNKTMSEEIALLGLSESAQLYAANARQSSVIAIKEEHLARMQNTEFMGREQIALEEEIRLLKERQSLTYLKGQKSIAIEQAKEAKAEWTKFNDSIYQGLTDSLYRGFEAGKGFFQSFWDTIKNLFKTTVLKLSVQGVLTATGLSGLSSAANAANSGGSGFMDLLSTANSASGFNSGYLTNIGASSVGSLSSAGAQLYSKGFETLGNSMMSTANSLAQYSDVITQAGDVLGYAGALYSVSQGNYGAAAGAVIGTYFGGPIGAAIGSKIGEAIFGSRGNPTSSTGDAQIRFDAAGKETSRLDLSTVTQFRAIASQATDTLVVGLQKTYSDIAKTLGVATQASAFAFSGNTGRGGTSPNFNLTGGVGNSVFNSGETAVSDAAMQLAASRAVFASLQGSDLPRYLQGAFDGLSPASLSQAQLDGTIASAQALKVFNDALQAMPFESLKDLSYSATAGLIAAAGGLDALSGKLVSYYDNFYTAEEKRAQTVKNITSSLNDAGFTTSVEAIATMTREQFRALAESLDVTTDAGQKSYAALIGVAGVFAEITQVGSVAAKSVVTIADAYIRLTTILKTNEQIAQERIGLEGQLNALTDTAAQSLSRQRDALDGSNQALFDQVQAYSALNTAVDNALATVSRSIAAEKERVGIIRDSAQSSVTSITGVFTLLRDQIEQLYGSVSSTGAARALQGNSFINQALMEALSTGRLPDQQELSKAIAAARGGLDATEFATQFEADKAALVMAGKLSRLSDIAGPQLTAAERALQVAQDQLTALDAQMTLAQKQVDALNGINTSVLSVVDAMNGLASAIGAQAAAKAAVTQASGSLGAAGGGEGWANDSAYNHPSNVSVNSTDSALLQAAKLVYQSTQGGVSTAQFNAATAAVGGDIYAATGWNGDPESFRSMYGFAVGTNYVPQDMVAQIHEGEMIVPKAYNPSAGGKLGSNDRLEKLVEGLTAEVQRLQSIGATGNQNTRRTADAVNGNGEAPVLMVAA
- a CDS encoding phage tail tube protein, yielding MPNRYVRNTAILAKIETTYGTDAAPLAATDALLISNASIDINPTNQARDILRPFMGASEQLVGTRSVQIAFEVEVSGSGTAGTAPAWGKLLLASGMSEVVTATTRVDYTPVSNTFGSLTIYYHMDGVQYKALGCRGTFELMMGIGDIPKFMFTFTGLDGGVAAIGNPNAVLTAWKAPLVITDPNTGDVKMGGTYSAGAITGGTSFPSRGLSLNIANNVVYQPMLGGESVLVTNRESTGSLTLDLLAAQEVTMRTEINANTLTSMSLEHGTIAGGKIIIFAPAVQRLNPKNTEQDGMAMLGMDLRLTPTTTGNDELRIVSM
- a CDS encoding DUF1799 domain-containing protein, which produces MADEETDDALRCFGLQKDEAKEPVKGKALDVCHVCDVWPRHVKALNLFLACMGQLQLSLGGMGGANWRAVQAINLAQEAVWQGLQGKAQVPVVQQYRVIEQEALRILNERELQALRKS